A genomic window from Macaca mulatta isolate MMU2019108-1 chromosome 19, T2T-MMU8v2.0, whole genome shotgun sequence includes:
- the TYK2 gene encoding non-receptor tyrosine-protein kinase TYK2 isoform X1, whose translation MPLHHRGTTRGSKPVGDGAQPMAAMGGLKVLLHWAGPGGGEPWVTFSESSLTAEEVCIHIAHKVGITPPCFNLFALFDAQAQVWLPPNHILEIPRDASLMLYFRMRFYFRNWHGMNPQELAVYRCGPPGTEASSDQTAQGMQLLDPASFEYLFEQGKHEFVNDVASLWELSSEEEIHHFKNESLGMAFLHLCHLALCRGVPLEEVAKKTSFKDCIPLSFRRQIRQHSALTRLRLRNVFRRFLQDFQPDRLSQQMVMVKYLATLERLAPRFGTERVPVCHLRLLAQAEGEPCYIRDSGEAPTDPGPESAARPPTHEVLVTGTGGIQWWPVQEEVNKEEGSSGGSGRNPQASLSGKKAKAHKAIGQPADRLREPLWAYFCDFRDITHVVLKECCVSIHRQDNKCLELSLPSRAAALSFVSLVDGYFRLTADSSHYLCHEVAPPRLVMSIQDGIHGPLLEPFVQAKLRPEDGLYLIQWSTSHPYRLILTVAQRSQAPDGTQSLRLRKFPIEQQAGAFVLEGWGRSFPSVRELGAALQGCLLRAGDDCFSLRRRCLPQPGETSNLIIMRGARASTRTLNLSQLSFHRVDQKEITQLSHLGQGTRTNVYEGRLRVEGSGDPEEGKMDDEDPLVPGRDRGQELRVVLKVLDPSHHDIALAFYETASLMSQVSHVHLAFVHGVCVRGPENIMVTEYVEHGPLDVWLRRERGHVPMAWKMVVAQQLASALSYLENKNLVHGNVCGRNILLARLGLAEGTSPFIKLSDPGVGLGALSREERVERIPWMAPECLPGGPNSLSIAMDKWGFGATLLEICFDGEAPLQSRSSSEVCLGDPWALPTMGTSPRNPEDRIRAQSCLPSGLVTSSLSGPPAGGPLVGAQCSPSLFRSLWKSLVPGTHKKEHFYQRQHRLPEPSCPELATLTSQCLTYEPTQRPSFRTILRDLTRLQPHNLADVLIVNPDSSASDPTVFHKRYLKKIRDLGEGHFGKVSLYCYDPTNDGTGEMVAVKALKADCGPQHRSGWKQEIEILRTLYHEHIVKYKGCCEDQGEKSLQLVMEYVPLGSLRDYLPRHSVGLAQLLLFAQQICEGMAYLHAQHYIHRDLAARNVLLDNDKLVKIGDFGLAKAVPEGHEYYRVREDGDSPVFWYAPECLKEYKFYYASDVWSFGVTLYELLTHCDSSQSPPTKFLELIGITQGQMTVLRLTELLERGERLPRPDKCPCEVYHLMKNCWETEASFRPTFENLIPILKTVHEKYQGQAPSVFSVC comes from the exons GTATCACTCCTCCTTGTTTCAATCTCTTCGCTCTCTTCGATGCTCAGGCCCAAGTCTGGTTGCCCCCAAACCACATCCTAGAGATCCCCAGAGATGCAAGCCTGATGCTGTATTTCCGCATGAG GTTTTATTTCCGGAACTGGCATGGCATGAATCCTCAGGAGCTGGCTGTGTACCGTTGTGGGCCCCCAGGAACCGAGGCATCCTCAGATCAGACAGCACAGGGGATGCAACTCCTGGACCCAGCCTCATTTGAGTACCTCTTTGAGCAG GGCAAGCATGAGTTTGTGAATGACGTGGCATCACTGTGGGAGCTATCGAGCGAGGAGGAGATCCACCACTTTAAGAATGAGAGCCTGGGCATGGCCTTTCTGCACCTCTGTCACCTCGCTCTCTGCCGTGGTGTCCCCCTGGAGGAGGTGGCCAAGAAGACCAG CTTCAAGGACTGTATCCCGCTCTCCTTCCGTCGGCAGATCCGGCAGCACAGCGCCCTGACCCGGCTGCGCCTTCGGAACGTCTTCCGCAGGTTCCTGCAGGACTTCCAGCCGGACAGACTCTCCCAGCAGATGGTCATGGTCAAATACCTGGCCACACTCGAACGGCTGGCACCCCGCTTTGGCACAGAGCGTGTGCCCGTGTGCCACCTGAGGCTGCTGGCCCAGGCAGAGGGAGAGCCCTGCTACATCCGGGACAGTGGGGAGGCCCCTACAGACCCTGGCCCTGAGTCTGCTGCTAGACCCCCAACCCATGAGGTGCTGGTGACAGGCACTGGTGGCATCCAGTGGTGGCCAGTACAGGAGGAGGTGAACAAGGAGGAG GGTTCTAGTGGCGGCAGCGGCAGGAACCCCCAAGCCAGCCTGTCTGGGAAGAAGGCCAAGGCTCACAAGGCAATCGGCCAGCCGGCGGACAGGCTGCGGGAGCCACTGTGGGCCTACTTCTGCGACTTCCGGGACATCACCCACGTGGTGCTGAAAGAGTGCTGTGTCAGCATCCACCGGCAGGACAACAAGTGCCTG GAGCTGAGCCTGCCTTCCCGGGCTGCAGCGCTGTCCTTCGTGTCGCTGGTGGACGGCTATTTCCGCCTGACGGCCGACTCCAGCCACTACCTGTGCCACGAGGTGGCTCCCCCACGGCTGGTGATGAGCATCCAGGATGGGATCCATGGACCCCTGCT GGAGCCATTTGTGCAGGCCAAGCTGCGGCCCGAGGACGGCCTGTACCTCATTCAGTGGAGCACCAGCCACCCCTACCGCCTGATCCTCACAGTGGCCCAGCGTAGCCAG GCACCAGACGGCACACAGAGCTTGCGGCTCCGAAAGTTCCCCATTGAGCAGCAGGCCGGGGCCTTTGTGCTGGAGGGCTGGGGCCGGTCCTTCCCCAGCGTTCGGGAACTTGGGGCCGCCTTGCAGGGCTGCTTGCTGAGGGCTGGGGACGACTGCTTCTCTCTGCGTCGCCGTTGCCTGCCCCAACCAGGAG AAACCTCCAACCTCATCATCATGCGGGGGGCTCGGGCCAGCACCAGGACACTCAACCTCAGCCAGCTCAGCTTCCACCGGGTTGACCAGAAGGAGATCACCCAG CTGTCCCACTTGGGCCAGGGCACAAGGACCAACGTGTACGAGGGCCGCCTGCGAGTGGAGGGCAGTGGGGACCCTGAGGAGGGCAAGATGGACGACGAGGACCCCCTCGTGCCTGGAAGGGACCGTGGGCAGGAGCTACGAGTGGTGCTCAAAGTGCTGGACCCAAGTCACCATGACATAGCCCTG GCCTTCTATGAGACAGCCAGCCTCATGAGCCAGGTCTCCCACGTGCACCTGGCCTTCGTGCACGGCGTCTGTGTGCGCGGCCCTGAAA ATATCATGGTGACAGAGTACGTGGAGCACGGACCCCTGGACGTGTGGCTGCGGAGGGAGCGGGGCCATGTGCCCATGGCTTGGAAGATGGTGGTGGCCCAGCAGCTAGCCAGCGCCCTCAGCTACCTG GAGAACAAGAACCTGGTACATGGTAATGTGTGTGGCCGGAACATCCTGCTGGCTCGGCTGGGGCTGGCAGAGGGCACGAGCCCCTTCATCAAGCTGAGTGATCCCGGCGTGGGCCTCGGCGCCCTCTCCAGGGAGG agcggGTGGAGCGGATCCCCTGGATGGCCCCCGAATGCCTCCCAGGTGGGCCCAACAGCCTAAGCATTGCCATGGACAAGTGGGGGTTTGGTGCCACCCTCCTGGAGATCTGCTTTGATGGAGAGGCCCCGCTGCAGAGCCGCAGCTCCTCCGAGGTATGTCTAGGAGACCCTTGGGCCCTCCCCACGATGGGGACCTCTCCAAGGAATCCAGAGGACAGAATCAGAGCTCAAAGCTGCCTCCCCTCTGGTCTCGTGACTTCAAGTCTGTCTGGGCCACCAGCAGGTGGTCCACTCGTTGGGGCTCAATGTAGTCCTAGCCTTTTTAGGTCCTTGTGGAAGTCACTTGTGCCTGGTACACACAAG AAGGAGCATTTCTACCAGAGGCAGCACCGGCTGCCCGAGCCCTCCTGCCCAGAGCTGGCCACACTCACCAGCCAGTGTCTGACCTATGAGCCAACCCAGAGGCCTTCATTCCGCACCATCCTGCGTGACCTCACCCGGCTGCAGCCCCACA ATCTTGCTGATGTCTTGATTGTGAACCCGGACTCATCGGCGTCAGACCCTACGGTTTTCCACAAGCGCTATTTGAAAAAGATCCGAGATCTGGGCGAG GGTCACTTCGGCAAGGTCAGTTTGTACTGCTACGATCCGACCAACGACGGCACTGGCGAGATGGTGGCGGTGAAAGCCCTTAAGGCAGACTGCGGCCCCCAGCACCGCTCGGGCTGGAAGCAGGAGATTGAGATTCTGCGCACGCTCTATCACGAGCACATCGTCAAGTACAAGGGCTGCTGCGAGGATCAAG GCGAGAAGTCGCTGCAGCTGGTCATGGAGTACGTGCCCCTGGGCAGCCTCCGAGACTACCTGCCCCGGCACAGCGTCGGGCTGGCCCAGCTGCTGCTCTTCGCCCAGCAGATCTGCGAG GGCATGGCCTATCTGCACGCGCAGCACTACATCCACCGAGACCTAGCCGCGCGCAACGTGCTGCTGGACAACGACAAGCTGGTCAAGATCGGGGACTTTGGCCTAGCCAAGGCCGTGCCCGAAGGCCACGAGTACTACCGCGTGCGCGAGGATGGGGACAGCCCCGTGTTCTG GTATGCCCCAGAGTGCCTGAAAGAGTATAAGTTCTACTATGCGTCCGATGTCTGGTCCTTCGGGGTGACCCTGTATGAGCTGCTGACGCACTGTGACTCCAGCCAGAGCCCCCCCACG AAATTCCTTGAGCTCATAGGCATCACCCAGGGTCAGATGACAGTTCTGAGACTCACCGAGTTGCTGGAACGAGGGGAGAGGCTGCCACGACCTGACAAATGTCCCTGTGAG GTCTATCATCTCATGAAGAACTGCTGGGAGACAGAGGCGTCCTTCCGCCCAACCTTCGAGAACCTCATACCCATCCTGAAGACAGTCCATGAGAAGTACCAAGGCCAGGCCCCTTCCGTGTTCAGTGTGTGCTGA
- the TYK2 gene encoding non-receptor tyrosine-protein kinase TYK2 isoform X17, with translation MPLHHRGTTRGSKPVGDGAQPMAAMGGLKVLLHWAGPGGGEPWVTFSESSLTAEEVCIHIAHKVGITPPCFNLFALFDAQAQVWLPPNHILEIPRDASLMLYFRMRFYFRNWHGMNPQELAVYRCGPPGTEASSDQTAQGMQLLDPASFEYLFEQGKHEFVNDVASLWELSSEEEIHHFKNESLGMAFLHLCHLALCRGVPLEEVAKKTSFKDCIPLSFRRQIRQHSALTRLRLRNVFRRFLQDFQPDRLSQQMVMVKYLATLERLAPRFGTERVPVCHLRLLAQAEGEPCYIRDSGEAPTDPGPESAARPPTHEVLVTGTGGIQWWPVQEEVNKEEGSSGGSGRNPQASLSGKKAKAHKAIGQPADRLREPLWAYFCDFRDITHVVLKECCVSIHRQDNKCLELSLPSRAAALSFVSLVDGYFRLTADSSHYLCHEVAPPRLVMSIQDGIHGPLLEPFVQAKLRPEDGLYLIQWSTSHPYRLILTVAQRSQAPDGTQSLRLRKFPIEQQAGAFVLEGWGRSFPSVRELGAALQGCLLRAGDDCFSLRRRCLPQPGETSNLIIMRGARASTRTLNLSQLSFHRVDQKEITQLSHLGQGTRTNVYEGRLRVEGSGDPEEGKMDDEDPLVPGRDRGQELRVVLKVLDPSHHDIALAFYETASLMSQVSHVHLAFVHGVCVRGPENIMVTEYVEHGPLDVWLRRERGHVPMAWKMVVAQQLASALSYLENKNLVHGNVCGRNILLARLGLAEGTSPFIKLSDPGVGLGALSREERVERIPWMAPECLPGGPNSLSIAMDKWGFGATLLEICFDGEAPLQSRSSSEKEHFYQRQHRLPEPSCPELATLTSQCLTYEPTQRPSFRTILRDLTRLQPHTLPDLADVLIVNPDSSASDPTVFHKRYLKKIRDLGEGHFGKVSLYCYDPTNDGTGEMVAVKALKADCGPQHRSGWKQEIEILRTLYHEHIVKYKGCCEDQGEKSLQLVMEYVPLGSLRDYLPRHSVGLAQLLLFAQQICEKFLELIGITQGQMTVLRLTELLERGERLPRPDKCPCEVYHLMKNCWETEASFRPTFENLIPILKTVHEKYQGQAPSVFSVC, from the exons GTATCACTCCTCCTTGTTTCAATCTCTTCGCTCTCTTCGATGCTCAGGCCCAAGTCTGGTTGCCCCCAAACCACATCCTAGAGATCCCCAGAGATGCAAGCCTGATGCTGTATTTCCGCATGAG GTTTTATTTCCGGAACTGGCATGGCATGAATCCTCAGGAGCTGGCTGTGTACCGTTGTGGGCCCCCAGGAACCGAGGCATCCTCAGATCAGACAGCACAGGGGATGCAACTCCTGGACCCAGCCTCATTTGAGTACCTCTTTGAGCAG GGCAAGCATGAGTTTGTGAATGACGTGGCATCACTGTGGGAGCTATCGAGCGAGGAGGAGATCCACCACTTTAAGAATGAGAGCCTGGGCATGGCCTTTCTGCACCTCTGTCACCTCGCTCTCTGCCGTGGTGTCCCCCTGGAGGAGGTGGCCAAGAAGACCAG CTTCAAGGACTGTATCCCGCTCTCCTTCCGTCGGCAGATCCGGCAGCACAGCGCCCTGACCCGGCTGCGCCTTCGGAACGTCTTCCGCAGGTTCCTGCAGGACTTCCAGCCGGACAGACTCTCCCAGCAGATGGTCATGGTCAAATACCTGGCCACACTCGAACGGCTGGCACCCCGCTTTGGCACAGAGCGTGTGCCCGTGTGCCACCTGAGGCTGCTGGCCCAGGCAGAGGGAGAGCCCTGCTACATCCGGGACAGTGGGGAGGCCCCTACAGACCCTGGCCCTGAGTCTGCTGCTAGACCCCCAACCCATGAGGTGCTGGTGACAGGCACTGGTGGCATCCAGTGGTGGCCAGTACAGGAGGAGGTGAACAAGGAGGAG GGTTCTAGTGGCGGCAGCGGCAGGAACCCCCAAGCCAGCCTGTCTGGGAAGAAGGCCAAGGCTCACAAGGCAATCGGCCAGCCGGCGGACAGGCTGCGGGAGCCACTGTGGGCCTACTTCTGCGACTTCCGGGACATCACCCACGTGGTGCTGAAAGAGTGCTGTGTCAGCATCCACCGGCAGGACAACAAGTGCCTG GAGCTGAGCCTGCCTTCCCGGGCTGCAGCGCTGTCCTTCGTGTCGCTGGTGGACGGCTATTTCCGCCTGACGGCCGACTCCAGCCACTACCTGTGCCACGAGGTGGCTCCCCCACGGCTGGTGATGAGCATCCAGGATGGGATCCATGGACCCCTGCT GGAGCCATTTGTGCAGGCCAAGCTGCGGCCCGAGGACGGCCTGTACCTCATTCAGTGGAGCACCAGCCACCCCTACCGCCTGATCCTCACAGTGGCCCAGCGTAGCCAG GCACCAGACGGCACACAGAGCTTGCGGCTCCGAAAGTTCCCCATTGAGCAGCAGGCCGGGGCCTTTGTGCTGGAGGGCTGGGGCCGGTCCTTCCCCAGCGTTCGGGAACTTGGGGCCGCCTTGCAGGGCTGCTTGCTGAGGGCTGGGGACGACTGCTTCTCTCTGCGTCGCCGTTGCCTGCCCCAACCAGGAG AAACCTCCAACCTCATCATCATGCGGGGGGCTCGGGCCAGCACCAGGACACTCAACCTCAGCCAGCTCAGCTTCCACCGGGTTGACCAGAAGGAGATCACCCAG CTGTCCCACTTGGGCCAGGGCACAAGGACCAACGTGTACGAGGGCCGCCTGCGAGTGGAGGGCAGTGGGGACCCTGAGGAGGGCAAGATGGACGACGAGGACCCCCTCGTGCCTGGAAGGGACCGTGGGCAGGAGCTACGAGTGGTGCTCAAAGTGCTGGACCCAAGTCACCATGACATAGCCCTG GCCTTCTATGAGACAGCCAGCCTCATGAGCCAGGTCTCCCACGTGCACCTGGCCTTCGTGCACGGCGTCTGTGTGCGCGGCCCTGAAA ATATCATGGTGACAGAGTACGTGGAGCACGGACCCCTGGACGTGTGGCTGCGGAGGGAGCGGGGCCATGTGCCCATGGCTTGGAAGATGGTGGTGGCCCAGCAGCTAGCCAGCGCCCTCAGCTACCTG GAGAACAAGAACCTGGTACATGGTAATGTGTGTGGCCGGAACATCCTGCTGGCTCGGCTGGGGCTGGCAGAGGGCACGAGCCCCTTCATCAAGCTGAGTGATCCCGGCGTGGGCCTCGGCGCCCTCTCCAGGGAGG agcggGTGGAGCGGATCCCCTGGATGGCCCCCGAATGCCTCCCAGGTGGGCCCAACAGCCTAAGCATTGCCATGGACAAGTGGGGGTTTGGTGCCACCCTCCTGGAGATCTGCTTTGATGGAGAGGCCCCGCTGCAGAGCCGCAGCTCCTCCGAG AAGGAGCATTTCTACCAGAGGCAGCACCGGCTGCCCGAGCCCTCCTGCCCAGAGCTGGCCACACTCACCAGCCAGTGTCTGACCTATGAGCCAACCCAGAGGCCTTCATTCCGCACCATCCTGCGTGACCTCACCCGGCTGCAGCCCCACA CTCTTCCAGATCTTGCTGATGTCTTGATTGTGAACCCGGACTCATCGGCGTCAGACCCTACGGTTTTCCACAAGCGCTATTTGAAAAAGATCCGAGATCTGGGCGAG GGTCACTTCGGCAAGGTCAGTTTGTACTGCTACGATCCGACCAACGACGGCACTGGCGAGATGGTGGCGGTGAAAGCCCTTAAGGCAGACTGCGGCCCCCAGCACCGCTCGGGCTGGAAGCAGGAGATTGAGATTCTGCGCACGCTCTATCACGAGCACATCGTCAAGTACAAGGGCTGCTGCGAGGATCAAG GCGAGAAGTCGCTGCAGCTGGTCATGGAGTACGTGCCCCTGGGCAGCCTCCGAGACTACCTGCCCCGGCACAGCGTCGGGCTGGCCCAGCTGCTGCTCTTCGCCCAGCAGATCTGCGAG AAATTCCTTGAGCTCATAGGCATCACCCAGGGTCAGATGACAGTTCTGAGACTCACCGAGTTGCTGGAACGAGGGGAGAGGCTGCCACGACCTGACAAATGTCCCTGTGAG GTCTATCATCTCATGAAGAACTGCTGGGAGACAGAGGCGTCCTTCCGCCCAACCTTCGAGAACCTCATACCCATCCTGAAGACAGTCCATGAGAAGTACCAAGGCCAGGCCCCTTCCGTGTTCAGTGTGTGCTGA
- the TYK2 gene encoding non-receptor tyrosine-protein kinase TYK2 isoform X9 produces MPLHHRGTTRGSKPVGDGAQPMAAMGGLKVLLHWAGPGGGEPWVTFSESSLTAEEVCIHIAHKVGITPPCFNLFALFDAQAQVWLPPNHILEIPRDASLMLYFRMRFYFRNWHGMNPQELAVYRCGPPGTEASSDQTAQGMQLLDPASFEYLFEQGKHEFVNDVASLWELSSEEEIHHFKNESLGMAFLHLCHLALCRGVPLEEVAKKTSFKDCIPLSFRRQIRQHSALTRLRLRNVFRRFLQDFQPDRLSQQMVMVKYLATLERLAPRFGTERVPVCHLRLLAQAEGEPCYIRDSGEAPTDPGPESAARPPTHEVLVTGTGGIQWWPVQEEVNKEEVSKGSSGGSGRNPQASLSGKKAKAHKAIGQPADRLREPLWAYFCDFRDITHVVLKECCVSIHRQDNKCLELSLPSRAAALSFVSLVDGYFRLTADSSHYLCHEVAPPRLVMSIQDGIHGPLLEPFVQAKLRPEDGLYLIQWSTSHPYRLILTVAQRSQAPDGTQSLRLRKFPIEQQAGAFVLEGWGRSFPSVRELGAALQGCLLRAGDDCFSLRRRCLPQPGETSNLIIMRGARASTRTLNLSQLSFHRVDQKEITQLSHLGQGTRTNVYEGRLRVEGSGDPEEGKMDDEDPLVPGRDRGQELRVVLKVLDPSHHDIALAFYETASLMSQVSHVHLAFVHGVCVRGPENIMVTEYVEHGPLDVWLRRERGHVPMAWKMVVAQQLASALSYLENKNLVHGNVCGRNILLARLGLAEGTSPFIKLSDPGVGLGALSREERVERIPWMAPECLPGGPNSLSIAMDKWGFGATLLEICFDGEAPLQSRSSSEEHFYQRQHRLPEPSCPELATLTSQCLTYEPTQRPSFRTILRDLTRLQPHNLADVLIVNPDSSASDPTVFHKRYLKKIRDLGEGHFGKVSLYCYDPTNDGTGEMVAVKALKADCGPQHRSGWKQEIEILRTLYHEHIVKYKGCCEDQGEKSLQLVMEYVPLGSLRDYLPRHSVGLAQLLLFAQQICEGMAYLHAQHYIHRDLAARNVLLDNDKLVKIGDFGLAKAVPEGHEYYRVREDGDSPVFWYAPECLKEYKFYYASDVWSFGVTLYELLTHCDSSQSPPTKFLELIGITQGQMTVLRLTELLERGERLPRPDKCPCEVYHLMKNCWETEASFRPTFENLIPILKTVHEKYQGQAPSVFSVC; encoded by the exons GTATCACTCCTCCTTGTTTCAATCTCTTCGCTCTCTTCGATGCTCAGGCCCAAGTCTGGTTGCCCCCAAACCACATCCTAGAGATCCCCAGAGATGCAAGCCTGATGCTGTATTTCCGCATGAG GTTTTATTTCCGGAACTGGCATGGCATGAATCCTCAGGAGCTGGCTGTGTACCGTTGTGGGCCCCCAGGAACCGAGGCATCCTCAGATCAGACAGCACAGGGGATGCAACTCCTGGACCCAGCCTCATTTGAGTACCTCTTTGAGCAG GGCAAGCATGAGTTTGTGAATGACGTGGCATCACTGTGGGAGCTATCGAGCGAGGAGGAGATCCACCACTTTAAGAATGAGAGCCTGGGCATGGCCTTTCTGCACCTCTGTCACCTCGCTCTCTGCCGTGGTGTCCCCCTGGAGGAGGTGGCCAAGAAGACCAG CTTCAAGGACTGTATCCCGCTCTCCTTCCGTCGGCAGATCCGGCAGCACAGCGCCCTGACCCGGCTGCGCCTTCGGAACGTCTTCCGCAGGTTCCTGCAGGACTTCCAGCCGGACAGACTCTCCCAGCAGATGGTCATGGTCAAATACCTGGCCACACTCGAACGGCTGGCACCCCGCTTTGGCACAGAGCGTGTGCCCGTGTGCCACCTGAGGCTGCTGGCCCAGGCAGAGGGAGAGCCCTGCTACATCCGGGACAGTGGGGAGGCCCCTACAGACCCTGGCCCTGAGTCTGCTGCTAGACCCCCAACCCATGAGGTGCTGGTGACAGGCACTGGTGGCATCCAGTGGTGGCCAGTACAGGAGGAGGTGAACAAGGAGGAGGTGAGCAAG GGTTCTAGTGGCGGCAGCGGCAGGAACCCCCAAGCCAGCCTGTCTGGGAAGAAGGCCAAGGCTCACAAGGCAATCGGCCAGCCGGCGGACAGGCTGCGGGAGCCACTGTGGGCCTACTTCTGCGACTTCCGGGACATCACCCACGTGGTGCTGAAAGAGTGCTGTGTCAGCATCCACCGGCAGGACAACAAGTGCCTG GAGCTGAGCCTGCCTTCCCGGGCTGCAGCGCTGTCCTTCGTGTCGCTGGTGGACGGCTATTTCCGCCTGACGGCCGACTCCAGCCACTACCTGTGCCACGAGGTGGCTCCCCCACGGCTGGTGATGAGCATCCAGGATGGGATCCATGGACCCCTGCT GGAGCCATTTGTGCAGGCCAAGCTGCGGCCCGAGGACGGCCTGTACCTCATTCAGTGGAGCACCAGCCACCCCTACCGCCTGATCCTCACAGTGGCCCAGCGTAGCCAG GCACCAGACGGCACACAGAGCTTGCGGCTCCGAAAGTTCCCCATTGAGCAGCAGGCCGGGGCCTTTGTGCTGGAGGGCTGGGGCCGGTCCTTCCCCAGCGTTCGGGAACTTGGGGCCGCCTTGCAGGGCTGCTTGCTGAGGGCTGGGGACGACTGCTTCTCTCTGCGTCGCCGTTGCCTGCCCCAACCAGGAG AAACCTCCAACCTCATCATCATGCGGGGGGCTCGGGCCAGCACCAGGACACTCAACCTCAGCCAGCTCAGCTTCCACCGGGTTGACCAGAAGGAGATCACCCAG CTGTCCCACTTGGGCCAGGGCACAAGGACCAACGTGTACGAGGGCCGCCTGCGAGTGGAGGGCAGTGGGGACCCTGAGGAGGGCAAGATGGACGACGAGGACCCCCTCGTGCCTGGAAGGGACCGTGGGCAGGAGCTACGAGTGGTGCTCAAAGTGCTGGACCCAAGTCACCATGACATAGCCCTG GCCTTCTATGAGACAGCCAGCCTCATGAGCCAGGTCTCCCACGTGCACCTGGCCTTCGTGCACGGCGTCTGTGTGCGCGGCCCTGAAA ATATCATGGTGACAGAGTACGTGGAGCACGGACCCCTGGACGTGTGGCTGCGGAGGGAGCGGGGCCATGTGCCCATGGCTTGGAAGATGGTGGTGGCCCAGCAGCTAGCCAGCGCCCTCAGCTACCTG GAGAACAAGAACCTGGTACATGGTAATGTGTGTGGCCGGAACATCCTGCTGGCTCGGCTGGGGCTGGCAGAGGGCACGAGCCCCTTCATCAAGCTGAGTGATCCCGGCGTGGGCCTCGGCGCCCTCTCCAGGGAGG agcggGTGGAGCGGATCCCCTGGATGGCCCCCGAATGCCTCCCAGGTGGGCCCAACAGCCTAAGCATTGCCATGGACAAGTGGGGGTTTGGTGCCACCCTCCTGGAGATCTGCTTTGATGGAGAGGCCCCGCTGCAGAGCCGCAGCTCCTCCGAG GAGCATTTCTACCAGAGGCAGCACCGGCTGCCCGAGCCCTCCTGCCCAGAGCTGGCCACACTCACCAGCCAGTGTCTGACCTATGAGCCAACCCAGAGGCCTTCATTCCGCACCATCCTGCGTGACCTCACCCGGCTGCAGCCCCACA ATCTTGCTGATGTCTTGATTGTGAACCCGGACTCATCGGCGTCAGACCCTACGGTTTTCCACAAGCGCTATTTGAAAAAGATCCGAGATCTGGGCGAG GGTCACTTCGGCAAGGTCAGTTTGTACTGCTACGATCCGACCAACGACGGCACTGGCGAGATGGTGGCGGTGAAAGCCCTTAAGGCAGACTGCGGCCCCCAGCACCGCTCGGGCTGGAAGCAGGAGATTGAGATTCTGCGCACGCTCTATCACGAGCACATCGTCAAGTACAAGGGCTGCTGCGAGGATCAAG GCGAGAAGTCGCTGCAGCTGGTCATGGAGTACGTGCCCCTGGGCAGCCTCCGAGACTACCTGCCCCGGCACAGCGTCGGGCTGGCCCAGCTGCTGCTCTTCGCCCAGCAGATCTGCGAG GGCATGGCCTATCTGCACGCGCAGCACTACATCCACCGAGACCTAGCCGCGCGCAACGTGCTGCTGGACAACGACAAGCTGGTCAAGATCGGGGACTTTGGCCTAGCCAAGGCCGTGCCCGAAGGCCACGAGTACTACCGCGTGCGCGAGGATGGGGACAGCCCCGTGTTCTG GTATGCCCCAGAGTGCCTGAAAGAGTATAAGTTCTACTATGCGTCCGATGTCTGGTCCTTCGGGGTGACCCTGTATGAGCTGCTGACGCACTGTGACTCCAGCCAGAGCCCCCCCACG AAATTCCTTGAGCTCATAGGCATCACCCAGGGTCAGATGACAGTTCTGAGACTCACCGAGTTGCTGGAACGAGGGGAGAGGCTGCCACGACCTGACAAATGTCCCTGTGAG GTCTATCATCTCATGAAGAACTGCTGGGAGACAGAGGCGTCCTTCCGCCCAACCTTCGAGAACCTCATACCCATCCTGAAGACAGTCCATGAGAAGTACCAAGGCCAGGCCCCTTCCGTGTTCAGTGTGTGCTGA